Proteins encoded within one genomic window of Ovis aries strain OAR_USU_Benz2616 breed Rambouillet chromosome 1, ARS-UI_Ramb_v3.0, whole genome shotgun sequence:
- the LOC101112436 gene encoding olfactory receptor 10Z1, whose translation MSLRMEQTNATFQRGFVLLAFSSFGELQLLLFALFLSLYLVTLTSNVFIIVVIRLDSHLHTPMYLFLSFLAFSETCYTLGIIPRMLSGLVRGGRGISYVGCAVQMFFSASWACSNCFLLAAMGFDRYVAICAPLHYANRMNLTLCAQLVGTSFLSGYLFGLGMTLVIFHLPFCSSHEIQHFFCDTPPVLSLACGDTGLSELGILILSLLVLLLSFCLISTSYTYILAAILRISSTEGRKKAFSTCASHLTVVIVHYGCASFMYLRPKASYSLERDQLIAVTYTVVTPLLNPIIYSLRNRAVQTALRNAFQGGLLGKG comes from the coding sequence ATGTCACTCAGGATGGAGCAGACCAATGCAACCTTCCAGAGAGGCTTTGTCCTCCTAGCCTTCTCCAGCTTTGGGGAGCTGCAACTCTTGCTCTTTGCATTGTTCCTCTCCTTGTATCTTGTTACCTTGACCAGCAATGTCTTCATTATTGTAGTCATCAGGCTGGACAGCCATCTGCACACCCCCATGtacctcttcctttccttcttagcTTTCTCTGAGACCTGCTATACTTTGGGCATCATCCCTAGAATGCTTTCTGGCCTTGTCAGGGGTGGGCGGGGCATCTCCTATGTGGGCTGTGCTGTCCAAATGTTCTTCTCCGCTTCATGGGCCTGTAGCAACTGCTTTCTCCTGGCTGCCATGGGCTTTGACAGATATGTGGCCATCTGTGCCCCACTACACTATGCCAACCGCATGAATCTTACCCTCTGTGCCCAGCTTGTTGGCACCTCATTTCTGAGTGGATACCTCTTTGGTCTGGGAATGACACTGGTCATCTTCCACCTCCCATTCTGCAGCTCCCATGAGATCCAGCACTTTTTTTGTGATACCCCGCCAGTGCTGAGCCTGGCCTGTGGAGACACAGGCCTGAGTGAGCTGGGCATCCTGATCCTCAGCCTGCTGGTTCTCCTGCTCTCCTTCTGCCTCATCTCTACCTCCTACACCTACATCCTGGCAGCGATCCTGAGGATCTCCTCCACCGAGGGGCGGAAgaaggccttctccacctgtgccTCGCACCTCACAGTGGTCATTGTTCACTACGGCTGTGCCTCTTTCATGTACTTGAGACCCAAAGCCAGTTACTCTCTTGAGCGGGATCAGCTTATTGCTGTCACCTATACTGTGGTGACTCCTCTCCTCAATCCCATCATTTATAGCCTAAGAAATAGGGCTGTGCAGACAGCCCTGAGAAATGCTTTCCAAGGGGGATTACTGGGTAAAGGATGA